Proteins found in one Mycoplasmopsis citelli genomic segment:
- the tuf gene encoding elongation factor Tu, which produces MAKLDFDRSKEHVNVGTIGHVDHGKTTLTAAIATVLSKKGLSEARDYASIDNAPEERARGITINTAHIEYETEKRHYAHVDCPGHADYVKNMITGAAQMDGAILVVAATDGPMPQTREHILLSKQVGVPRIVVFLNKTDMLEGDEEMIELVEMEIRGLLSDYGFDGDNAPIIRGSALKALQGDAKYEEKIMELMNAVDSYIETPVKEFEKPFLMAVEDVFTITGRGTVATGRVERGKLTLNEEVEIVGLKPTKKTVVTGIEMFRKNLKEAMAGDNAGLLLRGVNRDDVERGQVLAKPGSIVPHTEFEAAIYVLKKEEGGRHTPFFKNYKPQFYFRTTDVTGGVEFEAGREMVMPGENVNLKVKLIAPIAVEEGTKFSIREGGRTVGAGSVTKIIK; this is translated from the coding sequence ATGGCAAAATTAGATTTTGATCGTAGTAAAGAACACGTTAACGTTGGTACCATTGGACACGTTGACCATGGTAAAACTACATTAACAGCTGCTATTGCAACTGTTTTATCTAAGAAAGGTCTTTCAGAAGCTCGTGATTATGCTTCTATTGACAACGCACCAGAAGAAAGAGCGCGTGGAATTACCATTAACACAGCTCACATTGAATATGAAACTGAAAAACGTCACTATGCACACGTTGACTGTCCAGGACACGCCGATTATGTTAAAAACATGATTACTGGAGCAGCTCAAATGGATGGAGCTATTTTAGTTGTTGCTGCAACAGATGGTCCTATGCCTCAAACACGTGAACACATTCTTTTATCTAAACAAGTTGGGGTTCCTCGTATCGTTGTTTTCTTAAACAAAACCGATATGCTTGAAGGTGATGAAGAAATGATCGAACTTGTTGAAATGGAAATTCGTGGACTTCTTTCAGATTACGGATTTGATGGAGACAATGCACCTATTATTCGTGGATCAGCTCTTAAAGCTCTTCAAGGTGATGCAAAATATGAAGAAAAAATTATGGAACTTATGAACGCTGTAGATTCATACATTGAAACTCCAGTTAAAGAATTCGAAAAACCATTCTTAATGGCTGTTGAAGACGTATTTACAATTACAGGACGTGGAACTGTTGCTACAGGTCGTGTAGAACGTGGAAAACTAACACTTAACGAAGAAGTTGAAATTGTTGGTCTTAAACCTACCAAAAAAACTGTTGTTACAGGAATTGAAATGTTCCGTAAAAACCTTAAAGAAGCTATGGCTGGGGATAATGCAGGTCTATTGCTTCGTGGTGTAAACCGTGATGATGTAGAACGTGGACAAGTTCTTGCTAAACCAGGATCAATTGTTCCTCATACAGAATTTGAAGCTGCTATTTATGTACTTAAAAAAGAAGAAGGTGGACGTCACACACCATTCTTTAAAAACTACAAACCACAATTTTACTTCCGTACAACTGATGTTACTGGTGGAGTAGAATTTGAAGCTGGACGTGAAATGGTTATGCCAGGGGAAAATGTTAACCTTAAAGTTAAACTTATTGCTCCTATTGCCGTTGAAGAAGGGACCAAATTCTCTATCCGTGAAGGTGGACGTACAGTTGGTGCTGGATCAGTTACAAAAATTATCAAATAA
- a CDS encoding CTP synthase: protein MSKTKIIAVTGGVFSSLGKGLILASIGRILHTQKFKVATLKLDPYLNVDPGTMSPVQHGEIFVTHDGMEADLDLGHYERFLDYEISKSSSLSAGQIYHQVLTKERAGNYLGKTVQIVPHFTDEIHERINQIISSDPDLDFLLIEVGGTVGDIESLPFIEALRSYKFRYSSNQICFIHVSPLIRLRIGNEIKTKPTQHSVMKLREQGIIPDFLILRTSEDFSEQLQAKIALHCDINYDNIFYSPDVENIYLLPEQLYEQKIHTKLFNFFNFDDPRTKNDLSSWLAFTNTITQPKKATYKLAIVGKYVQLSDSYLSILESFTLASYHLGIEIKITLIDSEKIQSYSKAEEILASYDAICVPYGFGNRGIEGKMFAIEYARVNKIPFLGICLGMQLAVIEYARNVLKLTNANSTEFDAQTPHPLFIIQPTFHNTNRLGGTLSLGSCEVNIKPDTLASQIYQSPTIIERYRHRYDFNPDYLDQLSDGNFVFSGVKSVGAQSLIELKDHPFFIACQFHPEFLSKPLKPHPLFVGLLSSLMVKTNQNKN, encoded by the coding sequence ATGTCAAAAACTAAGATTATTGCAGTAACTGGCGGAGTTTTTTCTTCATTGGGAAAAGGATTGATTTTAGCATCCATTGGTCGAATTTTACACACTCAAAAATTTAAAGTAGCAACTTTAAAACTCGATCCTTATTTAAATGTTGACCCAGGAACTATGTCACCAGTTCAACATGGAGAAATTTTTGTAACTCATGATGGTATGGAAGCAGATTTAGATCTAGGTCATTATGAACGTTTTCTTGATTATGAAATTTCCAAAAGTTCTTCATTATCAGCTGGTCAAATTTATCATCAAGTTTTAACTAAAGAGAGAGCAGGAAACTATTTAGGAAAAACTGTGCAAATTGTTCCGCATTTTACTGACGAAATTCACGAACGAATTAATCAAATTATAAGTAGCGATCCTGATTTAGATTTTTTACTCATTGAAGTAGGAGGAACAGTTGGTGATATTGAATCGCTTCCTTTTATTGAAGCTTTACGCTCATATAAGTTTCGCTATTCTTCAAATCAAATTTGTTTTATCCACGTTTCTCCGCTAATTAGATTAAGAATTGGTAATGAAATTAAAACTAAACCAACTCAGCATTCGGTTATGAAACTTAGAGAACAAGGAATTATTCCTGATTTTTTAATTTTACGAACTAGCGAAGATTTTAGTGAACAATTACAAGCCAAAATAGCATTACATTGTGATATTAATTACGATAATATTTTCTATTCCCCAGATGTGGAAAATATTTATCTTTTGCCTGAGCAACTTTATGAACAAAAAATTCATACCAAATTATTTAATTTTTTTAATTTTGATGACCCTCGAACCAAAAATGATTTATCATCATGATTGGCTTTCACTAATACTATCACTCAACCTAAAAAAGCTACCTATAAATTAGCTATTGTAGGAAAATATGTCCAATTATCTGATTCATATTTATCAATTCTTGAATCATTTACTCTTGCTAGTTATCATTTAGGAATTGAAATTAAAATTACTTTAATAGATTCAGAAAAAATTCAATCTTATTCTAAAGCAGAAGAAATACTCGCTTCTTATGATGCGATTTGTGTTCCTTACGGATTTGGTAATCGGGGAATTGAAGGAAAAATGTTTGCTATTGAATATGCAAGAGTTAATAAAATACCATTTTTAGGGATTTGTTTAGGAATGCAATTGGCCGTAATTGAATATGCTCGAAATGTTTTAAAACTTACTAATGCCAATTCAACTGAGTTTGATGCTCAAACTCCTCACCCACTTTTTATTATTCAACCTACATTTCATAATACTAACCGGCTAGGAGGGACATTATCTTTAGGGAGTTGTGAAGTAAATATTAAACCAGATACTTTAGCTAGCCAAATTTATCAATCACCAACTATTATTGAACGTTATCGTCATCGTTATGATTTTAATCCTGATTATTTAGACCAATTATCAGATGGTAACTTTGTTTTTTCTGGAGTAAAAAGTGTAGGTGCTCAATCTTTAATTGAATTAAAAGACCACCCATTTTTTATTGCTTGTCAGTTCCACCCAGAATTTTTATCTAAACCACTTAAACCACACCCTCTTTTTGTAGGTTTACTAAGTTCTTTGATGGTAAAAACTAATCAAAACAAAAACTAA
- the tyrS gene encoding tyrosine--tRNA ligase has protein sequence MMNIIDDLKKRGVFKQISNYDKFLNIPQGSGVYVGFDPTADSLHLGNYIQIINLLRFKKYGYQIIAILGGTTGMIGDPSFRDSERVLLNEEQINFYKAKIKAQLEKFGFKVIDNYDFYKDMSVIDFLRNVGKLVNVAYILSKDSITSRIEKGLSFTEFSYQLIQGWDFVQLYKNHNVKLQFGGSDQWGNITTGLDMISTIFGQQHQAVALTSQLLTDSNGQKFGKSTGGGNNWLSKDKTKPYDLYQFLLNQPDSEVEKLLKWLTFIEVEEIEQLMKKHFEAPFLKLAQKTLAFEVVKDIHSEQDAKNSVNISEILFNKKLNLNNFTVEDIQNIQNELKTLFVDKNSNLVDFLIENKILKSKREAREFIQVNSLKVNLEPIKEDFLMHSKFFDNRYAFLNIGKKQFYLIKITK, from the coding sequence ATTATGAATATTATTGATGATTTAAAAAAACGTGGTGTTTTTAAGCAAATTTCCAATTATGATAAATTTTTAAATATCCCTCAAGGAAGTGGGGTTTATGTAGGATTTGATCCAACTGCCGATAGCTTGCATTTGGGAAATTATATTCAAATTATTAATTTACTTAGATTTAAAAAATATGGTTACCAAATAATTGCTATTTTAGGTGGAACTACTGGAATGATAGGCGATCCGTCTTTTAGAGATTCAGAAAGAGTACTGCTTAATGAGGAACAAATTAATTTTTACAAAGCAAAAATTAAAGCTCAACTAGAAAAATTTGGTTTTAAAGTTATTGATAATTATGACTTTTATAAAGATATGTCTGTAATTGATTTTTTAAGAAATGTTGGTAAGTTAGTTAATGTTGCTTATATTTTATCTAAAGATTCAATTACTTCTCGGATTGAAAAAGGACTTAGTTTTACGGAATTTTCATATCAGCTAATTCAAGGATGAGACTTTGTACAGCTTTATAAAAATCATAATGTTAAATTACAATTTGGTGGTTCGGATCAATGGGGTAATATTACTACTGGACTTGATATGATTTCCACAATTTTTGGGCAACAACATCAAGCAGTAGCTTTAACATCGCAACTACTTACTGACAGCAATGGGCAAAAATTTGGAAAATCTACTGGTGGCGGAAATAATTGACTTTCCAAAGATAAAACTAAACCTTATGATTTATACCAATTTTTACTAAATCAACCCGATTCAGAAGTTGAAAAGTTATTAAAATGACTTACTTTTATTGAAGTTGAGGAAATTGAACAATTAATGAAAAAACATTTTGAAGCTCCTTTTTTAAAACTAGCTCAAAAAACTTTAGCCTTTGAAGTTGTTAAAGATATTCATAGTGAGCAAGATGCTAAAAATAGTGTTAATATTAGCGAAATTTTATTTAATAAAAAGCTTAATTTAAATAATTTTACCGTTGAAGACATTCAAAACATTCAAAATGAATTAAAAACACTCTTTGTTGATAAAAATAGCAATTTAGTTGATTTTTTAATTGAAAATAAAATTTTAAAATCCAAGCGCGAAGCTAGAGAATTTATTCAAGTTAATTCTTTAAAAGTGAATTTAGAACCAATTAAAGAAGATTTTTTAATGCATTCAAAGTTTTTTGATAATCGATATGCTTTTTTAAATATTGGAAAAAAACAATTTTACTTAATTAAAATTACAAAATAA
- the tapR gene encoding TyrS-associated PheT N-terminal domain-related protein TapR — protein sequence MILVHKLSNQFKNCTLLSIDTRVKITQKITIENYLFLFDDQGNVGSINVFDDEDILSASEKRFFSLNEHLSNKVKAKATQANLKINDSKKFVYVEILKREVHPKSEKLFVLTLSDGQKEFQVVTNTLDSTEGKVVLVALPGSITALGAEILEGKMLDVTSSGMLVGYSSLGFAQEGLVFGSLENIGKEFQI from the coding sequence ATGATTCTAGTCCACAAATTAAGCAACCAATTTAAAAATTGCACTCTTTTAAGTATTGATACCAGAGTTAAAATTACTCAAAAAATCACCATTGAAAATTACTTATTTTTATTTGACGATCAAGGAAATGTTGGTTCAATTAATGTTTTTGATGATGAAGATATTTTATCTGCTAGTGAGAAGAGATTTTTCAGCTTAAATGAACATTTGAGTAATAAAGTTAAAGCAAAAGCAACCCAAGCAAATTTAAAAATCAATGATTCAAAGAAGTTTGTTTATGTTGAAATTCTCAAAAGAGAAGTTCACCCAAAAAGCGAAAAACTTTTTGTTTTAACTTTATCAGATGGACAAAAAGAATTCCAAGTAGTAACTAATACTCTTGATTCTACAGAAGGAAAAGTTGTTTTAGTGGCTCTTCCAGGCTCAATTACTGCTTTAGGAGCTGAAATTTTAGAAGGAAAAATGCTTGATGTGACTAGCTCAGGAATGCTTGTGGGATATTCTAGTTTAGGTTTTGCTCAAGAAGGATTAGTATTTGGGAGTTTAGAAAATATTGGGAAGGAATTTCAAATTTAA
- a CDS encoding DegV family protein, which translates to MKKIAIVVSSSCGLTEEEAKKRGWFYLPLNIQIDEKNYLDGIDLTSTNLFEKFSKDSKSAKTSSTNIGYIMNLFAQLSNTFDAVVVFPISQHLSGEYQNLIHFASNFKNIYIINSLDVAHLITLKVIEFEHLIKSKVPLNEAIEQIQAPNSLLSVSLIPKYNHFLVKGGRLTPGAATIANLLKIIPIIKFENGKLEKEGIGRVFSKTVINCIDSKFEHLTNPQDFDLIILHSQNSEINDFISYAQRKYSLKVLISNIPPVISIHTGPEAIVIIKHPKLSTEQKLLFSQN; encoded by the coding sequence ATGAAAAAAATAGCTATTGTGGTAAGTTCTTCTTGTGGCTTAACTGAAGAAGAGGCAAAAAAGCGGGGATGATTTTATTTACCGTTGAATATTCAAATTGATGAAAAAAATTATTTAGATGGAATTGACTTAACAAGCACAAATTTATTTGAAAAATTCTCCAAAGATTCTAAAAGTGCTAAAACTAGTTCCACCAATATTGGATATATAATGAATTTATTTGCACAACTTTCAAATACTTTTGATGCAGTTGTGGTATTTCCTATTTCTCAACATCTTTCTGGAGAATATCAAAATTTAATTCATTTTGCCAGTAATTTTAAAAATATTTACATAATTAATTCTTTAGATGTAGCTCATTTAATTACTCTTAAAGTTATTGAATTTGAGCATTTAATTAAATCTAAAGTTCCTTTAAATGAAGCCATTGAGCAAATTCAAGCACCTAATTCATTGCTTTCGGTTTCTTTAATTCCAAAATACAATCACTTTTTAGTTAAAGGCGGTCGCCTAACGCCTGGGGCTGCTACAATAGCGAATTTACTAAAAATAATTCCTATTATAAAATTTGAAAATGGAAAATTAGAAAAAGAGGGAATTGGGCGCGTTTTTTCTAAAACAGTTATAAATTGTATTGATTCAAAATTTGAACACCTAACAAATCCTCAAGATTTTGATTTAATTATTTTACACTCACAAAATAGTGAAATTAATGATTTTATTAGCTATGCTCAAAGAAAATATTCTTTAAAAGTACTTATTTCCAATATTCCACCGGTTATTTCAATTCATACTGGACCTGAAGCAATTGTTATTATTAAGCATCCTAAATTGTCAACTGAACAGAAACTGTTATTTTCCCAAAACTAA
- a CDS encoding phosphopentomutase, with translation MPKFNRVFMIVTDGLGIGADRDQKAFGDSGANTIRSASMAEEFKIDTWKKLGIGNITDLQGNYHVKNPLAYVAKVQEVSNAKDTLAGHWEMMGIKTLVPFPTFTETGFPPELIAELEKAFDGRKIIGNKASSGTEIIKELAHLEKQDGSIIVYTSMDSVLQICAHEQWTGLDNLYRYAKAAREICSSNPAWNVGRIIARPYIGEDGNYTRTFNRHDYANKPPKLILNKLQDKGVEVISIGKINDIFVGQGISKHIPSGSDAVGMDKTIEIALENGQNQFIFTNLVQFDSHYGHRRDVHGFAQNIADLDVKLAKLINCLKEDDLLIMTSDHGNDPLYPGFNHTREYLPATIYSKSFTKPKVLETLNGLGTLGNIIARNFGAEIVVETGDDIFDKLI, from the coding sequence ATGCCAAAATTTAACAGAGTTTTTATGATCGTTACTGATGGTCTAGGAATTGGGGCCGATCGAGATCAAAAAGCTTTTGGTGATAGCGGCGCTAACACCATTAGATCAGCCTCAATGGCTGAAGAATTTAAAATTGATACTTGAAAAAAACTTGGAATTGGAAATATTACTGATTTACAAGGAAATTATCATGTTAAAAATCCACTAGCTTATGTAGCTAAAGTGCAAGAAGTTTCAAATGCAAAAGATACTTTAGCTGGACATTGAGAAATGATGGGAATTAAAACTTTAGTTCCTTTCCCAACTTTTACCGAAACAGGATTTCCACCTGAATTAATTGCTGAATTAGAAAAAGCGTTTGATGGTCGTAAAATCATCGGAAATAAAGCAAGTAGTGGAACTGAAATTATCAAAGAATTAGCACACTTAGAAAAACAAGATGGTTCTATTATTGTTTATACTTCAATGGATTCAGTGTTGCAAATTTGCGCTCATGAACAATGGACTGGATTAGATAATTTATATCGTTATGCTAAAGCAGCTCGAGAAATTTGTTCATCAAACCCTGCGTGAAATGTAGGTAGAATTATTGCTAGACCTTACATTGGAGAAGATGGAAACTATACTCGAACTTTTAATCGCCATGATTACGCAAACAAACCTCCAAAATTAATATTAAATAAATTACAAGACAAAGGAGTAGAAGTTATTTCAATTGGAAAAATTAACGATATTTTTGTCGGTCAAGGAATTTCAAAACACATCCCAAGTGGAAGCGATGCTGTTGGAATGGATAAAACCATCGAAATTGCACTAGAAAATGGGCAAAATCAATTTATTTTTACTAACTTAGTTCAATTTGATTCTCATTATGGACATCGTAGAGATGTACATGGATTTGCACAAAATATCGCTGATTTAGATGTCAAATTAGCAAAATTAATCAACTGTTTAAAAGAAGATGATTTACTAATTATGACTAGCGATCATGGAAATGATCCGCTATATCCAGGATTTAATCACACTCGTGAATATCTTCCTGCAACTATTTATTCAAAAAGCTTTACCAAGCCTAAAGTTTTAGAAACACTTAATGGATTAGGGACTTTAGGAAATATTATTGCACGCAATTTTGGTGCAGAAATTGTTGTTGAAACTGGTGATGATATTTTTGATAAACTAATTTAA
- a CDS encoding RpiB/LacA/LacB family sugar-phosphate isomerase, giving the protein MKKVVAFASDHAGFKLKEDLVKYMQSLGYETVDLGPKTDEFPVSYATQGKELAEYVDSQKPDFAIGVCGTGLGISYALNRHKHIRAARVTSVEDAHLAKLHNNANVLAFGGRQISTKDAQKIIDEYLATQYEGGRHQQRIDELDL; this is encoded by the coding sequence ATGAAAAAAGTAGTTGCATTTGCAAGCGACCATGCAGGATTTAAACTTAAAGAAGATTTAGTCAAATATATGCAATCATTAGGATATGAAACAGTTGATTTAGGTCCTAAAACCGATGAATTTCCAGTTAGTTATGCTACTCAAGGGAAAGAACTAGCTGAGTATGTTGATAGCCAAAAACCTGATTTTGCTATTGGAGTTTGTGGAACTGGATTAGGAATCTCATATGCTTTAAATCGTCACAAACACATTCGAGCAGCTCGAGTTACTTCTGTTGAAGATGCTCATTTGGCAAAATTACACAATAATGCTAATGTCTTGGCATTTGGTGGACGTCAAATTTCCACAAAGGATGCACAAAAAATAATTGATGAATATTTAGCAACTCAATATGAAGGTGGCAGACACCAACAAAGAATTGATGAATTAGATCTTTAA
- a CDS encoding Mbov_0121 family peptidase domain-containing ABC transporter: MNYQTDSKDCSLVVSQYFIEKIHGQKVSLNELKLNAIYSENGISIANLQKLLSQYYLNIEVFNCDLDTLKKLSSNEFPFATIINQNNNQHMIIIEKITNSHIFYIDPVYGNEKITFEEFQKVFLNLLVNFQAVVSKKQLQTQKEDINLNFQLNFNPIKMQIFHFLSKLLEMFVILLIPLMTKYIFSEIIPYNLEIYLYFSGVFVVWILVVQQTFKYLINKWSLTKITNVANEKKLKLLKILKSQYFQEIARLNAIEFINRLTAIDTIWDYKSSFIASVIINCLYLIIGSLMIYKISFILLYALLIYCLINFFISLMMQNWYNNSYKKILEQNITLSGSIEEYFNYVNSVNILEIENKLYNDIQTQFSEMQNHYLKTNYVSESIFSISAIIESLGPFVILFLGSFQIWKGQMTLVDLIFTLTAASLLTKSTQNFWPLFNLQIKYKTSKILIDFFKEKEQISELKDLSSSFDTIDKIELSYIDYQYEQNHKALNIQRLIIDQNTHLKGANGIGKTTLSAILSGNLKPNNGIIKINNIQTEIFDNQMLKNSIIYTGSKINLSQTFVKEYTDFSKINELGKVFSNELINKIQSIKNKKFFELSSGEMQIVNFLKVIQNNYQFYIFDEAFDNLSETFFKEIKNYLNEKINNSLIIEISHNDKFIFDNAKEIYLEKNHVCL, from the coding sequence ATGAATTATCAAACAGATTCAAAAGATTGTTCGCTAGTGGTATCTCAATATTTTATTGAAAAAATTCATGGACAGAAAGTTTCTCTAAACGAGTTAAAACTTAATGCAATTTACAGCGAAAATGGAATATCAATAGCGAATTTACAAAAATTATTAAGTCAATATTATCTAAATATTGAGGTTTTTAATTGCGACCTTGATACACTTAAAAAATTATCTAGTAATGAATTTCCGTTTGCTACAATTATTAATCAAAATAATAATCAACACATGATTATTATTGAAAAAATAACTAATTCACACATTTTTTATATTGATCCAGTTTATGGAAATGAGAAAATAACTTTTGAAGAATTTCAAAAAGTTTTTTTAAATTTGCTTGTCAATTTTCAAGCGGTTGTTTCTAAAAAGCAATTACAAACTCAAAAAGAAGACATTAATTTAAATTTTCAATTAAACTTTAATCCCATTAAAATGCAAATATTTCATTTTCTAAGTAAATTATTAGAAATGTTTGTAATACTACTAATTCCCTTGATGACCAAGTATATTTTTTCTGAAATAATTCCTTATAACTTGGAAATATATTTATATTTTAGTGGTGTTTTTGTTGTGTGAATTTTAGTAGTTCAGCAAACATTTAAATATTTAATTAATAAATGAAGTTTAACTAAAATTACAAATGTTGCAAATGAAAAAAAGTTAAAGCTGTTAAAAATTTTAAAATCTCAATATTTTCAAGAAATTGCCAGATTAAATGCAATTGAATTCATAAACCGTCTTACTGCTATAGATACAATTTGAGATTATAAAAGTTCTTTTATTGCTTCAGTTATTATAAATTGTCTATATTTAATCATCGGGTCGCTAATGATATATAAAATTAGTTTTATTTTGTTATATGCCTTATTAATTTATTGTTTGATCAACTTCTTTATTAGCTTAATGATGCAAAATTGATATAACAATTCATACAAAAAGATTTTGGAACAAAATATAACTCTTAGCGGAAGTATTGAAGAATACTTTAATTATGTAAATTCTGTTAATATTTTAGAAATCGAAAACAAACTTTATAATGATATACAGACACAATTTTCAGAGATGCAAAATCATTATTTAAAAACAAATTATGTTTCAGAAAGCATTTTTTCAATATCAGCAATTATCGAATCGTTAGGTCCGTTTGTGATTTTGTTTTTAGGGTCTTTTCAAATTTGAAAAGGCCAAATGACTTTAGTAGATTTAATTTTTACACTAACTGCAGCAAGTTTATTAACTAAATCAACACAAAATTTTTGGCCTTTGTTTAATTTACAAATTAAATATAAAACATCCAAAATTTTAATTGACTTTTTCAAAGAAAAAGAGCAAATTTCAGAACTAAAAGATTTATCAAGTAGTTTTGATACTATTGACAAAATAGAGCTTTCTTATATTGATTATCAATATGAACAAAATCACAAAGCTTTGAATATTCAAAGACTAATAATTGATCAAAACACACATTTAAAGGGTGCAAATGGAATTGGTAAAACAACTCTTTCAGCAATATTAAGTGGTAATTTAAAACCTAATAATGGAATAATTAAAATAAATAATATCCAAACAGAAATATTTGATAATCAAATGTTAAAAAATAGCATTATTTATACAGGGAGCAAAATAAATTTATCTCAAACTTTTGTAAAAGAATACACAGATTTTTCAAAAATAAATGAATTGGGTAAAGTTTTTTCGAATGAATTAATTAATAAAATTCAATCAATCAAAAATAAAAAATTTTTTGAGCTCTCTAGTGGCGAAATGCAAATAGTTAATTTTTTAAAAGTAATTCAAAATAATTATCAATTTTATATATTTGATGAGGCTTTTGATAATTTAAGTGAAACATTTTTTAAAGAAATAAAAAATTATTTAAATGAAAAAATAAATAATTCGTTAATTATAGAGATAAGTCATAACGATAAATTTATTTTTGACAATGCAAAGGAGATATATCTTGAAAAAAACCACGTTTGCTTATAA
- a CDS encoding MAG1140 family protein, producing the protein MKKTTFAYKFEILLIFLLLFLFGFMCYIALTYQINSYKKVYIRREYDDIFLNGIKIEEIDQKPQLSVKLNNQISNYSFKYLLDENQIKITSPSLLLKMKENNIFEIYCTYNSGKTTFLEYILKQILVK; encoded by the coding sequence TTGAAAAAAACCACGTTTGCTTATAAATTTGAAATTTTGTTAATCTTTTTATTGTTGTTTTTATTTGGATTTATGTGCTATATTGCTTTAACTTATCAAATTAATTCATATAAAAAAGTTTATATAAGAAGAGAGTATGATGACATTTTCTTAAACGGAATTAAAATAGAAGAAATAGATCAAAAACCACAATTATCAGTAAAATTAAATAATCAAATTTCAAATTATTCTTTTAAATATCTATTAGATGAAAATCAAATTAAAATAACTTCTCCATCATTGCTTTTGAAAATGAAGGAAAATAATATATTTGAAATTTATTGCACCTATAATTCGGGAAAAACAACTTTTTTAGAATATATTTTAAAGCAAATTTTAGTTAAATAA
- the ybeY gene encoding rRNA maturation RNase YbeY → MNKIIHEISFDNRTKNDIDYHYEMNEILKNFAKYFKIKKKIILDVKIVSKRKIKQLNKQYRNKDYVTDILSFGNDDGLLFKQLPFILLGELIICYDKMLEQSIEFNHSIKREFCYLFTHGLVHLAGYDHEIEEERVKMNKIVDKIFKPLKINRE, encoded by the coding sequence ATGAACAAGATTATTCATGAAATTTCTTTTGATAACAGAACTAAAAATGATATTGATTATCATTATGAAATGAATGAAATACTCAAAAATTTTGCTAAATATTTTAAAATCAAAAAGAAAATAATCTTAGATGTAAAAATTGTTTCAAAGCGAAAAATCAAGCAATTAAACAAGCAATACAGAAATAAAGATTATGTAACTGATATTCTTTCTTTTGGAAATGATGATGGATTACTATTTAAACAATTGCCTTTTATTTTGTTGGGTGAATTGATTATTTGTTATGACAAAATGCTTGAACAATCTATTGAGTTTAACCATTCAATTAAAAGAGAATTTTGTTATTTATTTACGCACGGTTTAGTTCATTTAGCTGGTTATGATCACGAAATAGAAGAAGAAAGAGTTAAAATGAATAAAATTGTTGATAAAATATTTAAACCTTTAAAAATTAACAGAGAGTAG
- the cdd gene encoding cytidine deaminase: protein MEIQKLKDLLKKAYAPYSNFQVAACAIDENGKEYYGVNVENAAYPSGICAERSALFGSVAYGAKVGTFKEIHIISKKEGIISPCAGCRQVMTEFMPPEAKVYQYSNNAKQVRINTVAELVPYSILESDIK from the coding sequence ATGGAAATTCAAAAATTAAAAGATTTATTAAAAAAGGCTTATGCTCCCTATTCAAATTTTCAAGTTGCTGCATGTGCTATTGATGAAAATGGAAAAGAATATTATGGCGTAAATGTTGAAAATGCTGCATATCCATCTGGAATTTGCGCCGAAAGAAGTGCATTATTTGGTTCTGTTGCTTATGGAGCTAAAGTTGGAACTTTTAAAGAAATTCATATTATTAGCAAAAAAGAAGGAATTATTAGTCCTTGTGCAGGATGCAGACAAGTAATGACTGAATTTATGCCTCCAGAAGCAAAGGTGTATCAATATTCAAATAATGCAAAGCAAGTACGTATAAACACAGTTGCTGAATTAGTTCCTTATAGTATTTTAGAAAGTGATATTAAATAA